Part of the Caldilineales bacterium genome is shown below.
CGGTGCTGGCCCGGCTTCCCGACGGCGTCATCGTCGCCGTGCGCCAGGGCCGGCTGCTGGCCACCGCCTTCCACCCCGAACTCAGCCCCGACCTCCGCTTCCATCGCTACTTCGTCCAGATGGCGGCCGAGGCGGACTTGCTGCCTGATCCGGCTCCGCCCTGACCCGTGCCTCCCCTCCCCTTCATCACCGCCGACCTGCCCGGCTGCGGCGGCCAGATCAAAGCCGAACCCGACCATTTCATCGTCGAGGAGGTCCCCCTCTACCCGCCCGACGGCGAAGGAGAGCACCTCTTCGTCTCCCTCACCCGGTCGGGATTCACCACCCGCCAGGTGGTGGACGCCCTGGCCGCCGGCCTCGGCCTGCGGCCCGACGACATCGGCTACGCCGGCCTCAAGGATCGGCAGGCGCGCGTCACCCAGGTCTTCTCGCTGCCGCGGGTGCAGCCAGAGGACGTACGGGCCGTGGCCGCGGCGCGGGGATGGGAGTGCCATTGGGCCGCGCCCCATGCCAGCAAACTGCGCCCCGGCCATCTCCTGGGCAACCGCTTCACCATCACCATCCTCGCCCCCACCGCGCCCGAAACAGTCCCGGCCATCATCGACGCCCTCCAGAGCCGCGGCCTGCCCAACTTCTTCGGCGCCCAACGCTTTGGGCGCTACGGCGACAACGCCGAATCCGGTCTGGCCATCCTCACCGGCCAACGCCGGCGCCCCCACCAAAAATGGCTGGCCCGGCTACTGCTCTCGGCCTACCAATCGCAGCTCTTCAACGACTACCTGACCCTGCGCCTGAGCCGCGGCTGCTTCGACCGGCTGCTCCCCGGCGACCTGGCCAAGAAAACCGACACCGGCGGCATGTTCATCGTCGCCGAGGTCGAGACCGAGCAACCCCGCTTCGACCGCGGCGAGATCACCTTCACCGGCCCCATCTTCGGCTACGACACCTGGGGGCCGGAAGGCGCCGCCGCCGCCCTCGAAGCCGAAATCATGGCCTCCAGCCCCGTCCCGCCCGACGCCTGGCGCCAACACCACCTGCAAGGCAACCGCCGTCCTGCCCGACTCTTCCTCCAGCCCATCGACCTGCAACCGCACCACTTGGGCCTCAGCCTGCGCTTCTTCCTGCCCAAAGGCGCCTACGCCACCATCCTCCTGCGCGAAATCCTGAAAACCGAACCCTCCGCTCTCGACGACGAATCCTGACCCTGCGTCTCCCCCTCTCTCCCTCCCTGCGTCCCTCCCTCCCTGCGTCCCTCCCTCCCTGCGTCCCTGCGTCTCTACGTCCCTCCCTCCCTGCGTCCCTCCCTCCCTGCGTCCCTCCCTCTCCCTCGCCCCATTCACCTCGGCCCGTGCCCCTGCTCGACACCCACCGGCGCAGCCACTACCGCATCCTGGCCGTCAGCGACAAGGTCGAACCGCGCATCTACGGCCCCAACCTGCGCCTGTCCGCCCCCAACGTCGACTTCATCGTCAGCTGCGGCGACCTGCCCTACTACTATCTCGAATATATCGTCTCCGTCCTCGATTGCCCCCTCTACTACGTCCACGGCAACCACGACCGCCCCGAACATCGCTCCTCTGGCCAGGTGGCCTACGAACCCAGCGGCGGCGCCAACCTGCACCTGTCGTTGCGCCTTGTGCACGGCCTTCTCATCGCCGGGCTGGAGGGTTCACACCGCTACAACCGCAACGAACTCTATCAATACAGCCAGGGAGCCATGTGGAGCCAGGTCATCCGGCTTTGTCCGCTCCTGCTCCGCAACCGCCTGCTCCATGGCCGCAGCCTCGACATCCTCATCACCCACTCGCCCCCCTTCGGCATCCACGATGCCGCCGACCAGCCGCATATCGGCTTTCGCGCCTTCAACTTCCTGATCCAACGCTTCCGGCCCCGCTACCACTTCCACGGCCACCAACACATCTACACCCAGCTGGAAACGACCCGCACCCAGTTCGAGGCGACGGAAATCGTCAACGTCTACCCCTACCGCCTCCTCGACCTCGATTTCAGCCAACCGGGTTGACGCCGACCGACCGGCGTCTGCCTCCTATGCCGACCAGAGCAGCCCACGACCAGCAACATCGCCAGGAAGTGATCATCCTGGCCCAATACGGCTCGGATGCACCCGCTGCCCGCGAATTCAACCGCGCCCGCAAGCGCTCGTTTCTCAACGACATCGACGCTTTTCTGCACGGCTACACCAATCGGCTGCTCTCGTTCGATGAAGTCAGTCAAAGCGTCTCCACCGGCCAACTGATCGACCTGGGCCTGCAAGAAGTCCCGCTCGCCGCCATTCGCGGCAGCGTCGACCGCTATCGCGACTTCGACCTCGCCTTTTTGCCGCGGCGGTCGGGGCTGCGCGACCGTTGGGAGCGAGTTGCCTCTGCCCGCAGCCACGGCCTACCCGTGCCGCCGGTCGATCTCTACAAATTGGGCGACATCTACTTCGTCCGCGATGGCAACCACCGCGTCTCGGTCGCCCGCAGCCGCGGCGACCGCACCATCCAGGCCCGCGTCATCGAACTGGTCTCGCGCGTACCCATCTACCCCGACCTGACCCCGGACGACCTGCCCGGCATCGAAGCCTACGCCGACTTCCTGCGCCTGACCGAAGCCGACCGCTATCTGCCGGGCGTCGATCTGCGCCTGACCCAGCCGCGCAACTACGCCCGCCTGCTGCGCCACATCGCCCTCTTCCGCTATCTCAACCGCCAGCCCGGCGAAGAACCCCGCCAATGGCCCGAAGCCGTCCGCGCCTGGTACGAACAACTCTACCAGCCCTTCCTTGTCATCATCGAAGATAGCGGCGTCATGGATCACTTCCCCACCCGCACCACCACCGACCTCTACATGTGGCTGGTCACGCACTTTCGCCAACTGCACAGCCGCCTGCCTCGCCCCACCGAGTTCAGCCAGATCGAAGACGACCTGCACATCTACCTGGCCCCGTATCTCGACCTCTGAGCGGCGTAGGGCGCATCGTAGGGGAAGCGTAGGCATGGCGTCCAGCAGGGCGGCCGGCTCTCTGCTATCCTGCAGGGCAAGAGATGGTAATCTCTTCTTCTCCTCCTTTTGTATAGAGTGCTCACGGCAGGGCAGCCGTGAGCACTCTCGCGTCCAGACCCAAACGGGGCGCGCGGGGCACTATGACGAACAGCAATGAACCTTGTAAGCGAATTGTAAGCCGCGGGCGTTGCTCGGCTATACTTTAGCGTGTAAAGTCTAATTGCGGTGTCAATAGGGGTTCCCCTGGGGAGCAAGGGTGCTGAGCGATTCGGAAATAGCCTGCCTGGCGAAAATCGATGCGAACTCCTCCCCCGGTCGCCTCGACCTGCCCGTGCCTTTATCCCAATTCATCCCAACCCCCTCTCCCCCACGGTGGTAAAGACGATGAACACTCCCCCAACCAAATTCATTGCCGTCTCCCTCCTCCTCATAGTCGCTTTCATCACCGGCCCAGGCACGGCCTTCGCCTCCCCCTCCCTTCGCCCGCAGGCCGAGACGCGGCAGGTCGCAGCTCGCTTCGCCAACGCCTGCGGCTCCCGCTACAAGGCGATCAAAGGCGACACCATCGACAGCATTGTCGCCAAGTGCGGCCTCGACCGCAGCGTCGTTCTGGCGGCCAACGGCGGAAGCACGAAGGTCAAGGCCGGGCGGGTTCTGAAGTTCAAGACCGCGCCCGCACCGACGCCCACCCCACGCCCGCGGGTCATCTTGCCCAAAGTACAGCGGCCGCCCGCACCCACCGAGGCCCCGCCCGTCGATCGCGAGGACAAGACCCTGCCGATGCCGACCGCCCCACCTGCGGCTAACTAAGCCGGGCTGCCAGCACCGGTTCGGGCCGCCCGCAGCTGCTCGAACAGCCGGCGCTCGCTTTCGCTCAGGTTCTGCGGCAGCTGCGCCTCGACGGTCACGAGCAGGTCGCCGCGCTGATCGGGCTTGTGAAGATTCGGCATCCCCAGGCCGCGCAGACGGAACACTTTTCCGTTCGGCGTGCCTGGCGGGATGGTCAGCACCACGGGCTGGTC
Proteins encoded:
- a CDS encoding metallophosphoesterase translates to MPLLDTHRRSHYRILAVSDKVEPRIYGPNLRLSAPNVDFIVSCGDLPYYYLEYIVSVLDCPLYYVHGNHDRPEHRSSGQVAYEPSGGANLHLSLRLVHGLLIAGLEGSHRYNRNELYQYSQGAMWSQVIRLCPLLLRNRLLHGRSLDILITHSPPFGIHDAADQPHIGFRAFNFLIQRFRPRYHFHGHQHIYTQLETTRTQFEATEIVNVYPYRLLDLDFSQPG
- a CDS encoding tRNA pseudouridine(13) synthase TruD; its protein translation is MPPLPFITADLPGCGGQIKAEPDHFIVEEVPLYPPDGEGEHLFVSLTRSGFTTRQVVDALAAGLGLRPDDIGYAGLKDRQARVTQVFSLPRVQPEDVRAVAAARGWECHWAAPHASKLRPGHLLGNRFTITILAPTAPETVPAIIDALQSRGLPNFFGAQRFGRYGDNAESGLAILTGQRRRPHQKWLARLLLSAYQSQLFNDYLTLRLSRGCFDRLLPGDLAKKTDTGGMFIVAEVETEQPRFDRGEITFTGPIFGYDTWGPEGAAAALEAEIMASSPVPPDAWRQHHLQGNRRPARLFLQPIDLQPHHLGLSLRFFLPKGAYATILLREILKTEPSALDDES